The Deltaproteobacteria bacterium genome segment TCGTGCTCCGGCCCCGTGAGCCCCGCGACCGTCGGCATCGAGAGGTTCGGGAAGATGCAGCTCTTTCCGAGGCTCGGGAGGATGCGGTCGTACGTCCAGAAGCTTTCGGGGTTCCGCGGAGTGACCAGATGGATCTTCACGACGCCTCCCTTCCTCTCCGACGCACGGGGGAATCGACTTCGTTGCGCGGCACCCGGGGGGTCGGGTCGGACCGACGCTCCTATGTGGCCGCTCGGTTCGGGGGAGTCAATCGATGCTGACGGCAGCGTTTCCACTGCGGTATCGATCGCGCGGCCGAGGACCGAACGACCGCCCGCTGCTCGGGACCACCCTCCGCCGGCGCTGACATCCGTCATCGCCATTGCCGGTGCCGCGCACTGGCGGCCGACCGAGCGGTTGGGGCAGGTGCTGTCGTGATGATCCGGGCCCGCTTCGAGGTGGCGGAGGACGACTGCATCGGCTGCGGCCTCTGCGAGAAGCGGGCGCCGGAGAACCTCCGGATGCCTGCCGGCGGGGTCGTCGCCACCGTCGTGAAGCAGCCGGCGGACGAGGCGGAAACGTCGGCGTGTCAGGAGGCGGCCGACTACTGTCCCATGGGGGCTCTCCACCCCCTCGAACCGAGCTGACGGCACCACCGTGGGCTCGCCGCAACGAGAGAGGTGGTCATGACGCTCGACGAGATCGTGGTTCCGATTCGGACGCTCTGGAAGTTCGACTACGACGCCAACGTGAAGGCCCTGCGCGACCTGTACGAGGTCGCCAAGAAGCAGCAATGGAATGCGGCCACGGACGTACCGTGGCACCTCGAGACCGATCCCGAGGCGGTCGGCGTCATCCCCGGCCCGGGGGGCGATCCGCTCAAGGAGTTCCAATTCATTCAGGACCTGCCGCCGCGCCAGAAGGTGGAGCTCGACAAGCGCCGCTCGGCCTGGACCCTCTCCCAGATGCTGCACGGCGAGCAGGGCGCGATGCTGTGCTGCGGTCAGCTGGTCGACGTGATCCCGGACATGGACGGCAAGTTCTACGCCTCGACGCAGGTCGTCGAC includes the following:
- a CDS encoding ferredoxin; translated protein: MIRARFEVAEDDCIGCGLCEKRAPENLRMPAGGVVATVVKQPADEAETSACQEAADYCPMGALHPLEPS